Within Anopheles ziemanni chromosome 2, idAnoZiCoDA_A2_x.2, whole genome shotgun sequence, the genomic segment agaaaaaaaaaactgaaagtaTGTAAAGCAGAAGAaacggttcctttttttcctacatGAATGAACCTGATTTTATCACTGATCTCTAGCGAGAGTGGTTGGTAGGAGGAAGATGATCAAAGAGTCGATCGCCGATGGTGTGAGGTATTATGTGGCCGAGAACGAGCgtatgcgtgtttgtgtgtgtttgtatgtctgtgtgtgcgtgtggttcCAAGGATCAGATGTAGTAAACCGTTAAACGAACAGGCTGCTAAAAACTAATAGGACTTACAATAGAAAAACCCAACTGGTTACGCAAGGAGTGAGAATGATCAATAGTGAGTTGTAGGATGCATAGATGCTTTCGAGGGGGTGTGACCCCCACCACGGGGTGGGGGTGGAATATCAGACAAAAGATGGAATGAAATGGATCAATTATTATTGATGGAGCAGAAGAAATATATACATATTATAATTGTCAAAATAAAGTTTGATATAGATTTAAACCATCTAGTGTATAGCGTTTTGGTTCTGGAAAAAGGTTTGGGATTTGGGTTTGGGTTCCCTATACACGGGCGTACGGTTcgatttgtttataattttctcACGTTTTCCCGGTAATTCtattaactttatcttttttttccaaccttcGTActattttcccttcttttctatgtttgatcTTTCCAGAAAAGAAGCAACAGAGAAATTACCgcagaaaggaaagaaaacggaaaagaattCGGCTGTCGAACAAAAATCATCAGAGGTATGTAGCGGAATATAAAAATGAGTGATTGTGAATGTTGAAATGACTGGTACGTTTATTGCAGGCTAACGACAAAGGAGCAGGGAGCTAGTATATTGTTAAATTAGAGTAACACGAAACACAACAGCGAGTATTAACGATGGAACAGTTTACGCCCAAGGAGGTGCGCATCCTCGAGAGCGCCGAGGATATCCAGGAGCGGCGTGACCAGGTGCTGAACCGTTACAGCGAGTTTAAGCTCGAGACGCGCCAGAAGCGTGAAAAGCTAGAGGATTCCCGGCGCTTCCAGTACTTCAAGCGCGACTCGGACGAGCTCGAAAGCTGGATCAACGAGAAGCTGCAGGCGGCGAGTGAGGAGAGCTACCGCGACCCGACCAACCTGCAGGCGAAGATCCAGAAGCACCAGGCGTTCGAGGCGGAAGTGTCGGCGCACAGCAACGCGATCGTGGTGCTGGACAACACCGGCCAGGAGATGATCAACCAGGGCCACTTTGCGTCGGAGACGATCAAGCGGCGGCTGGAAGAGCTGCAGCGCCTGTGGGAGCTGCTGCTGTCCCGGCTGGCCGAGAAGGGCATGAAGCTGCAGCAGGCACTGGTGCTGGTGCAGTTCCTGCGCCACTGCGAGGAGGTGATGTTCTGGATCAAGGACAAGGAGGCGTTCGTGACGGCGGACGAGTTTGGGCAGGACCTGGAGCACGTGGAGGTGCTGCAGCGCAAGTTCGACGAGTTCCAGAAGGACATGGCGTCGCAGGAGTACCGCGTGACGGAGGTGAACGAGCTGGCCGACAAGCTGCTGTTCGGCGGGCACCCGGAGCGGGAAACGATCACGCGCAAGAAGGAGGAACTGAACGAGGCCTGGCAGCGCCTGAAGCAGCTGGCCATACTGCGCCAGGAGAAGCTGTTCGGGGCGCACGAAATCCAACGGTTCAACCGCGATGCGGATGAGACGGTTGCGTGGATCGCTGAGAAGGATGTCGTGCTCTCGTCGGACGACTACGGGCGCGATCTGGCCAGCGTGCAGGCGCTGCAGCGCAAGCACGAGGGTGTCGAGCGTGATCTGGCGGCGCTGGAGGACAAGGTGGCCGCCCTCGGTACGGAGGCGGGCCGCCTCTGCAGCATCCACGCCGATCACAGCGACCAGATTCGTGAGAAGCAGGCCGAGATTGCCGCCTACTGGCAGTCGCTCACGGCCAAGGCGAAGGAGCGCAAGCAGAAGCTCGACGAGTCCTACTTCTTGCACCGTTTCCTGGCCGATTTCCGCGACCTGGTGTCGTGGATCAACGGCATGAAGGCGATCATATCGGCGGACGAGCTGGCGAAGGACGTGGCCGGGGCCGAGGCGCTGCTCGAGCGTCACCAGGAGCACAAGGGCGAGATCGATGCCCGCGTCGACAGTTTCAAGCTAACGACCGAGGCGGGCCGACAGCTGCTCGAACGGGAGCACTATGCGGCGGCCGAGGTACAGGAGAAGCTGGCCGCGTTGGAGAACGACAAGAGCTCgctgctggtgctgtgggaGGATCGTCGCATCCTTTACGAGCAGTGCATGGATCTGCAGCTGTTCTACCGCGACACGGAACAGGCCGACACGTGGATGGCGAAGCAGGAAGCCTTCCTGGCGAACGAGGATTTGGGCGATTCGCTCGACTCGGTGGAGGCGCTGATCAAAAAGCACGAAGACTTCGAGAAGAGTCTGGCGGCGCAGGAGGAGAAGATCAAGGCGTTGGACGTATTCGCGACGAAGCTGATCGACGGGCAGCACTACGCGGCGGACGATGTCGCGCAAAGACGCGCGATGTTGTTGGCGCGCCGCTCGGCCCTGCAGGAGAAGTCGTCCGTCcgccagcagctgctggaagATTCCAACGCCCTGCAGCAGTTCGAGCGCGATTGCGACGAAACGAAGGGTTGGATCAGCGAGAAGCTGAAGTTCGCCACGGACGATAGCTATCTCGATCCGACCAACCTGAACGGCAAGGTGCAGAAGCACACCAACTTCGAGCATGAGCTGACGGCGAACAAGAGCCGCATCGAGGACATCACGGCGACCGGCCAAACGCTGGCCGAAAAGGGTCATTACGCTTCCGATAAGGTGAACGCGCGCATGCAGGAAATCGTGACGCTGTGGGAATCGTTGGTGCGCGCTTCGGACAAGAAGGGCTGCAAGCTGCAGGAGGcctcgcagcagcaacaattcAACCGCACGGTCGAGGACATCGAGCTGTGGTTGAGCGAGGTCGAGGGTCAGCTGATGTCGGAGGACTACGGCAAGGATCTGACGAGCGTGCAGAATCTGCAGAAGAAGCAGGCCCTGCTGGAGGCCGACGTGATGGCGCACCAGGATCGCATCGAGGGGATCAAGGTGGCGGCAAATAAGTTCGTCGAGAGCGGTCACTTCGATGCGGACAACATCCGCTCGAAGGAGGCAGCCCTGTCGAAGCGATACGCGGCACTGGCGGAACCGATGGCTACGCGCAAGCAACGGCTTCTCGATTCGCTGCAGGTGCAGCAGCTGTTCCGAGATCTGGAGGACGAGGCAGCATGGATCCGTGAGAAGGAACCGGTAGCCGCGTCGACGAACCGTGGTCGCGATCTGATCGGTGTGCAGAATCTGATCAAGAAGCACCAGGCCGTGCTGGCGGAGATCAACAACCACGAGAACCGGTGCGCAGGGGTCATCTCCAACGGGGAGCAGATGCTTGGCGAGCAGCCGACGTCGAGCGAGGAGATTAAGCTACGCCTGGATGCCCTCAAGGATCAGTGGAACTCGCTGAAGGAGAAATCGAACCAGCGCAAGCAAGACTTGGAGGATTCGCTGCAGGCGCACCAGTACTTTGCCGACGCGAACGAGGCCGAATCGTGGATGCGCGAGAAGGAACCGATCGTGTCGAACCAGGACTACGGCAAGGACGAGGATTCGTCCGAGGCGCTGCTGAAGAAGCACGAGGCACTCGTGTCAGACCTGGAGGCGTTCGGTAACACCATTCAGGCGCTGCAGGAGCAGGCGAAGAACTGCCGCCAGCAGGAGACGCCCGTCGTCGACATTACGGGTAAGGAGTGCGTGATGGCGCTGTACGACTACACGGAGAAGTCGCCGCGCGAGGTGTCGATGAAGAAGAACGACGTGCTGACGCTGCTCAACTCGAACAACAAGGACTGGTGGAAGGTGGAGGTGAACGATCGCCAGGGATTCGTGCCGGCCGCGTACATCAAGAAGATCGATCCGGGCCTCAGCGCCAGCCAGCAGAACCTGATCGATGGGCACTCGATTGCGAAGCGCCAGACGCAGATCAATAGCCAGTACGATAACCTGCTCGCGTTGGCCCGCGAGCGTCAGAACAAGCTGAACGAGACGGTCAAGGCGTACGTGCTGGTGCGTGAGGCCGCCGACCTGGCCGCATGGATCAAGGACAAGGAAAGCCACGCGCAGATCAAGGATGTCGGCGAGGAcctggaggaggtggaggtgtTGCAGAAGAAGTTCGACGACTTCAACGACGATCTGAAGGCGAACGAGGTGCGTCTGGCGAAGCTGAACGAGATCGCCATTCAGCTGACTTCGCTCGGCCAGACCGAGGCGGCGCTCAAGATCAAGACGCAAATTCAAACGCTCAACGAAGAGTGGGCAACGCTGCAGACGATCACGCAGGAGCGTGCCAGCCAGCTCGGATCGGCGCACGAGGTGCAACGCTTCCACCGGGACGTGGACGAGACGAAGGACTGGATCGCCGAGAAGGAGAATGCTCTGAACAACGACGAGCTCGGCAAGGATCTGCGTGGTGTGCAAACGCTTCAGCGCAAACACGAAGGACTCGAGCGCGATCTGGCCGCCCTGCAGGACAAAATCCGCCAGCTTGATGAGACGGCGAACCGGCTGATGCAGTCGCACCCGGACACGGCCGAGCAGACGTACGCGAAGCAGAAGGAAATCAACGAGGAGTGGCAGCAGGTGGTGACGAAGGCGCAGCAGCGCAAGGAAAAGCTGCTCGATTCGTACGATCTGCAGCGCTTCCTGAGCGACTACCGCGATCTGTCCGCCTGGATCAGCTCCATGATGGGTCTGGTGACGTCGGAAGAACTCGCCAACGATGTGACCGGTGCGGAGGCACTGATCGAGCGTCATCAGGTGAGAAAATCAGGTCCTTCAGGGGGTCTTTTCCGTAAAGGGGAGTTTCAAATCGGCATCAGATAGCCGAACTGTATCGTCTTCCGCTGTGTTACAAGTCAAACGTCCCTATAAAGACAGACTTTGATGGTGCTTTTCAAAAGCAAAGAGAATCCTAGATCTCATTCACCACAAAGAATTGAACGTGAACGACTGTTTCGatctttttccctttcaaaGCCATTCTCTCATTGGAGTGTtcgaattttaattatttgacCATTCATTATTTGCTTGAAATGGAATACTGTGTGAAATTTTCAATCTCCCATTCCAAGTCCAAGTTTTTTGTGTTACCATTTGTGTCTGTTCCCATTCATGGTCCGTGCATTATCATGTCTTCCGTTTGACCATCGTGAATGTCCCTTAAAAGTGTCCACAGGTCGAGCATCGTTCAAGCACAAAGTTGATATTATTAGCCAAGCTATACGTTTTCATTTATTGCCATCAACTTTTATGAACACACTGATGCAAACAACGAACTATACAATGAGCTATCAAAAATACGAGACACGCACACCTCGCAGTGGACAACATTGTGCCGTCTACGAAAAGCATAAGGAATCGTGTTTTTCTCACCCTAAACCAGCACTTCATTGAGGCTTGCCGTTTAATGTGCACAAATATTAGACCGgtcaattttattcatttatttgtgtGTTTAAGTTTCCGTTTGATTGGAAACCCAATTCGTCCCCGGATGAAGTATTTGGACCATTTTGGAAATTATTGGCAGcacgaaagcaaaaaacaattattgtacaaacaaaaaacccgttTTGTAAGAAACTTTCTTCCACCTTATTTACCATTTTGGACAGACAAAatttaaacgtactaaaatgATATGTTATTCTTTCTCCAAATTTGTGACCTTTTcttaattacttttttttcatagaatcaTCGTGCCGAAATAGATTTTCGTTGCGGTATCCCGCAGGTACAGCCCCACAGCAGCAAAAAGCAGCCTTTatcttcgtttcattttagttttttttactctaAACCCAATTTTATCTAAAACAAATTGCAATAGCGCCCGCGCATTTTCGCCTTTTTCGCATTTTAAAAGCAAACTTTACCCACACACTCACTGTTGTTAATCGCCTTTTGCGTACGCTTTAATCGTTTTTGTACTTGTAACGTAAGATTATTGTGGTTTTAATACTTTGTacctttaatttaaaatgtttctgtttCAATAGTAACTTCGGCATTCTAATTTGGCGacactttatgtttttgtttgatgtaaTTAACTCTGGAACAAATATggatatatttatattttggctGATAGTTTTctgtggttcttttttttgtctgtcATAATTTTGCGGTCTATGCTGTAATATGGTACACACATCATTAATAATGTGATATGTTGTTTATGGTCCGTTTATTTACATcactgtatttttttcttcacccctTTCACATGATAAACATTTATAGCGCTGCTTACCTGAATTGCTGTAATGGTTTTGTCAAGCGCTAAAGCTAACATAAGTTTTGATCGTGttcacgatcgcgatcgcgccAGGAGCGAAACAGAACTTGATTCATTTTCTAACGATACAATGGATGGCATAGTTGGTTTCTTAGTTTGGAGCTTCATGAAGTTAATCTACACCTACATAATACAATAATATTAAATGCCATTACATGATtatcattttcaattaatcAGTTCACGAAGTGGaagtaacaaaaaaccacacacacttCTCATGCATATTTGGCTCCGGCTTGCCGTGCAATAAGGCTCTCACATATGTGCTATTAATAATATAGTTTTCATTTACGTTCATTCGGTAAATGTGTGAGATatagttattttatttttcctaattCCATATTACACCCATTTTTTGATTTCACTTTCACTCTGGCTCAGGGTGGTAGCTCACATCattcaaaaacattattttaccgTCTTAGTGAATTATTTAATgacattgttttattttcctttcgttcggtTGATCGATTTTCCGTACACAGGAGCATCGTACGGAGGTAGATGCACGCGCCGGTACGTTCTCCGCGTTCGAGCAGTTCGGTAACGAGCTGCTGCAGGCGAACCACTATGCCGCTCCGGAGATTCAAGAGAAGATCGAGAATCTGGCCAAGGCACGGGAAGAGCTGGAGCGTGCTTGGACGGCGCGTCGGCTGCAGCTCGACCAGAACCTCGACCTGCAGCTGTACCTGCGTGACTGCGAGCAGGCCGAGAACTGGATGAGCGCCCGCGAAGCCTTCCTGAACGCGGAGGAGGTCGACTCGAAGGGTGACAACGTGGAGGCGCTGATCAAGAAGCACGAGGACTTCGACAAGGCGATCAATGGGCATGAGGAGAAGATCGGCGCGCTGCAGGTGCTGGCCGATCAGCTGATCCAGCAGGAGCACTACGCTGGCAAGCTGATCGACGACAAGCGCCAGGAGGTGCTGGACCGCTGGCGGCATCTGAAGGAGGACCTGATCGAGAAGCGATCGCGGCTGGGAGATGAGCAGACGCTGCAGCAGTTCTCGCGTGACGCGGACGAGATCGAGAACTGGATCGCGGAGAAGCTGCAGCTGGCGACGGAGGAAAGCTACAAGGATCCGGCCAACATCCAGTCGAAGCATCAGAAGCATCAGGCGTTCGAGGCGGAACTGGCGGCCAATGCGGATCGTATCCAGAGCGTGCTGGCGATGGGAAGCAATCTGATCGATCGCAACCAGTGCAGTGGCTCGGAGGAGGCGGTCCAGAAGCGCCTGACGCAGATCGCCGACCAGTGGGAGTACCTGACGCAGAAGACGACGGAGAAGTCGCTGAAGCTGAAGGAGGCGAACAAGCAGCGCACTTACATTGCGGCCGTGAAGGATCTGGACTTTTGGCTCGGCGAGGTTGAGAGTCTGCTGACGTCGGAGGACGCCGGTAAGGATCTGGCGTCGGTGCAGAATCTGATGAAGAAACATCAACTGGTCGAGGCGGATATCCACGCGCATGAGGATCGCATCAAGGACATGAACAGCCAGGCGGATTCGTTGGTTGAGAGCGGTCAGTTCGATAGTGCCGGCATCCAGGAGAAGCGTCAGTCGATCAACGAGCGGTACGAGCGCATCCGCAACCTGGCTGCGCACCGCCAGGCCCGCCTGAACGAGGCGAACACGCTGCACCAGTTCTTCCGCGATATCGCCGATGAGGAGAGCTGGATCAAGGAGAAGAAGCTGCTGGTCGGATCGGACGATTACGGCCGCGATCTGACCGGTGTACAGAACCTCAAGAAGAAGCACAAGCGCTTGGAAGCGGAATTGGCTTCGCACGAGCCGGCCATCCAGGCGGTGCAGGAAGCGGGCGAGAAGCTGATGGACGTTTCGAACCTGGGCGTGCCGGAGATCGAACAGCGACTGAAGGCTCTCAATCAGGCGTGGACCGAATTGAAGGGCCTTGCGGCAACCCGTGGTCAGAAGCTCGATGAGTCGCTCATCTACCAGCAGTTCTTGGCGAAGGTCGAAGAGGAGGAAGCCTGGATCACCGAGAAACAACAGCTGTTGTCCGTGGAAGACTATGGCGATTCGATGGCGGCCGTGCAGGGTCTGATGAAGAAGCACGATGCATTCGAGACGGACTTTGCGGCCCATCGTGAGCGTTGTGCCGATATCCGTGACCACGGTCAGACGCTGGTGACGAACAATAACCATCACGGAGAGAGCATCTCGCAGCGTTGCGTGCAGCTCGACAAGAAGCTGGAGAACCTACAAGCGTTGGCCAACCGACGCAAGACGGCACTGCTCGATAACTTCGCCTATCTGCAGTTCATGTGGAAGGCGGACGTGGTCGAGAGCTGGATCGCGGACAAGGAGAACCACGTGAAGTCCGAGGAGTTTGGTCGCGATTTGTCCACCGTTCAAACGTTGTTGACGAAGCAGGAGACATTCGATGCTGGTAAGTTATTCAACGAAAGGCCAAACATACAGTTTCCCGTTGCTAATGTTTCCCCTCATGGTCATCATTTCACAGGTCTCTCGGCGTTTGAACATGAGGGCATTCATAACATTACCGCGCTGAAGGATCAGCTGATCAACGCCAACCATGCCCAGTCGGCCGCCATCCTCAAGCGTCACGAGGACGTGCTGACTCGTTGGCAGAAGCTCCGGGCCGATTCGGAAGCCCGCAAGTATCGCCTGCTCAACATGCAGGATCAGTTCCGCCAGATCGAGGATTTGTATCTGACGTTCGCAAAGAAGGCGTCCGCGTTCAACTCGTGGTTTGAGAACGCCGAGGAGGATCTGACCGATCCGGTGCGTTGCAATTCGATCGAGGAGATTAAGGCACTGCGGGAGGCACATGCCGCCTTCCAGGCTTCGCTGTCGTCGGCACAGGTCGACTTCCAGGCGCTGGCCGCGTTGGATCAGAAGATCAAGAGCTTCAACGTCGGTCCGAACCCGTACACCTGGTTCACGATGGAGGCGCTCGAGGATACCTGGCGCAATCTGCAGAAGATCATCGAGGAGCGTGACGCCGAGCTGGCCAAGGAGGTGCACCGCCAGGAGGAGAACGATAAGCTGCGTAAGGAGTTTGCCAAGCACGCCAATCTGTTCCACCAGTGGCTGACGGAAACGAGGTATGTCGATGGGTTGGGCTATGGTGGGgggtatttttcttcttctttatttCAGATAATTACATCCACTGCATACCACATCCTTCGAAATCTACTGAGGATTGAAGTGTGGCCCACCCTGTGTGTGTTACGTTTCAAAGATCAcaaaaaacagacacacaaacacgcccACCACACACAGTATCACTAAATCCACTCTCCTTATGTTCACATCTCTACCCTTCTGTTACCTCCTGCATCGACCGCACACGAACACCGTATCACAACgtacatgtgtgtgtatgtctgtgtgtgtgtattaccCAACAATAGATACAACATACTTGGCTGGGACTTGAATGGGTAATGAAAGTTATGTGTGACTGACAAAAACGCCAAAAAAGGGCTGCTTTCCGCAGTGCAAAACTATTTAATTAAGCCGCTAAACAAATGCCATCATTAACCAGAACGCTGAAGCAAGCCAATGCCACGCAATCAGATGTTGCGTTTGCATTGATAAATATTTCTAAATACATAAAATTCGGTTACGGTTCATTATATTGTAGTAAGAGGTACATCTTGCGAAATCGAGAATGTTTATACATTTCGATAATATGATGTACTCTtctcaaatcgaagatcgttTGTTTCAGAACTGTGGTGCATCGCTTTTCATAGAAGCAATTGAATCTAGTTACCATCGATGGATGTATAGCGCGATGATGAACTGACTGAAAACTATGGCAACTCGATCGGATCGATTCTATGCAAAGGGATCCGCCACAGAGTAAATGATTATTGTTGAATGAGGTATTCTAAAGCGAAAACATAACAATTGCCGCACTTAAAATAACATGATTGTTTACTCATGCTTCATAACCGAATGCCAATATTTGTCACATTTCTTAACCGATGCTGGCAGtgtgaaaattttcatttaatcttATCGAGtgataaaaaagattgttttgGCCTTATAATCATACTTGGTATTTCACCCTTCTACAGAACGTCGCTGATGGACGGATCTGGCTCACTGGAGGAACAATTCGAAGCGCTCTGTCACAAGGCCAACGAAATCCGTGCCCGCCGTGGCGATctgaagaagatcgaagagCTCGGTGCGACGCTGGAGGAACATCTTATTTTGGACAACCGCTACACGGAACATTCGACAGTCGGCCTAGCGCAACAGTGGGATCAGCTCGACCAGCTGGCCATGCGCATGCAGCACAACCTAAAGCAGCAGATCCAGGCCCGCAACCAGTCCGGCGTGTCGGAAGACTCGCTCAAGGAGTTCTCGATGATGTTCAAGCACTTCGACAAGGACAAGAGCGGCAAGCTGAACCACCAGGAGTTCAAATCCTGCCTGCGTGCCCTCGGTTACGATCTGCCAATGGTGGAGGAGGGCCAACCCGACCCGGAGTTCGAGGAAATCCTGAACGTGGTCGACCCGAACCGAGACGGCCAGGTGTCGTTGCAGGAGTACATCGCCTTCATGATATCGAAGGAAACGGAGAACGTACAAAGCTTCGAGGAGATCGAGAACGCGTTCCGTGCGATCACCGCCTCCGATCCCCGTCCCCGCCCTTACGTCACGAAGGAGGAACTCTATTCCGTGAGTATTTTGCTAGaacaattcatatttttttaaatgtttatttaactCTTCGTTTGTTGTATTTCAAAATTACAGAACCTCACCAAAGATATGGCCGACTACTGCGTGCAGCGCATGAAACCATACAACGACCCGAAGACCGGCCATCCGATTACGGGTGCCCTGGACTATGTGGAATTCACGAGAACTTTATTCCAAAACTAAGGACCCACACTTTTTCCTGGCAATTGCTATCGATTGTTTTTTAACGCATTTTGACGATAAGAAAAATCGCGTCTGTCGATCGTCACCTTGGCGGCAAGACGACACataatatatttttactttgattttatatatttatatacattCGAGCATGCAAGCAACATACTGTAGTGTGTGAGTAGTGGTGATAGTAGAACGAGAGCCGAAAAATCCGCCTTCCGCCCGTTTTATTCCTCGTGCGAATCATTGTTAAAACGCTTTATCGCTTTTGTACACGTGTTTAGCagctaaagaaaaaaaatattatcgaACGACGAGCGCAAAATCGAACCGATCGACCATCAACACCCTCTGGGATTTAGAACGGATAGAGAGATTCTTTTCTGGCCAGTTTCTTGCATACGAAACTGTCTTTGAATGGTGTGTAGGCGTTCAAAAGCAGCTATTTGTGTCCATCTTggagcaaaataaattaaaaaaaaggattacaAAATATTACCGTTGATAAAGCAAAATTTAAATCTAACAATACTGGAAACGacgttaaaattgaaaatccgGCATATTTCCGGTACTCTTAATGCATATGTTGATTGATAGTGAGAGATACGTGAAGTATTTATTTACACCAATATCGAATCCAATATCTCGTTCAATTTCGAGTCTAACGTCGAGGGCGCTTAGCTGTGCGGCGCACATATATGAATAGCGCAATGAAGTCAAATATTCTTGTGAGTGCGTGCGCATCTTTCGGAAGCCGAAAGGAACAGGCACATACAGCAATGCACACAATACACTGCAAATGTATCCTAAA encodes:
- the LOC131281142 gene encoding spectrin alpha chain isoform X3, whose protein sequence is MEQFTPKEVRILESAEDIQERRDQVLNRYSEFKLETRQKREKLEDSRRFQYFKRDSDELESWINEKLQAASEESYRDPTNLQAKIQKHQAFEAEVSAHSNAIVVLDNTGQEMINQGHFASETIKRRLEELQRLWELLLSRLAEKGMKLQQALVLVQFLRHCEEVMFWIKDKEAFVTADEFGQDLEHVEVLQRKFDEFQKDMASQEYRVTEVNELADKLLFGGHPERETITRKKEELNEAWQRLKQLAILRQEKLFGAHEIQRFNRDADETVAWIAEKDVVLSSDDYGRDLASVQALQRKHEGVERDLAALEDKVAALGTEAGRLCSIHADHSDQIREKQAEIAAYWQSLTAKAKERKQKLDESYFLHRFLADFRDLVSWINGMKAIISADELAKDVAGAEALLERHQEHKGEIDARVDSFKLTTEAGRQLLEREHYAAAEVQEKLAALENDKSSLLVLWEDRRILYEQCMDLQLFYRDTEQADTWMAKQEAFLANEDLGDSLDSVEALIKKHEDFEKSLAAQEEKIKALDVFATKLIDGQHYAADDVAQRRAMLLARRSALQEKSSVRQQLLEDSNALQQFERDCDETKGWISEKLKFATDDSYLDPTNLNGKVQKHTNFEHELTANKSRIEDITATGQTLAEKGHYASDKVNARMQEIVTLWESLVRASDKKGCKLQEASQQQQFNRTVEDIELWLSEVEGQLMSEDYGKDLTSVQNLQKKQALLEADVMAHQDRIEGIKVAANKFVESGHFDADNIRSKEAALSKRYAALAEPMATRKQRLLDSLQVQQLFRDLEDEAAWIREKEPVAASTNRGRDLIGVQNLIKKHQAVLAEINNHENRCAGVISNGEQMLGEQPTSSEEIKLRLDALKDQWNSLKEKSNQRKQDLEDSLQAHQYFADANEAESWMREKEPIVSNQDYGKDEDSSEALLKKHEALVSDLEAFGNTIQALQEQAKNCRQQETPVVDITGKECVMALYDYTEKSPREVSMKKNDVLTLLNSNNKDWWKVEVNDRQGFVPAAYIKKIDPGLSASQQNLIDGHSIAKRQTQINSQYDNLLALARERQNKLNETVKAYVLVREAADLAAWIKDKESHAQIKDVGEDLEEVEVLQKKFDDFNDDLKANEVRLAKLNEIAIQLTSLGQTEAALKIKTQIQTLNEEWATLQTITQERASQLGSAHEVQRFHRDVDETKDWIAEKENALNNDELGKDLRGVQTLQRKHEGLERDLAALQDKIRQLDETANRLMQSHPDTAEQTYAKQKEINEEWQQVVTKAQQRKEKLLDSYDLQRFLSDYRDLSAWISSMMGLVTSEELANDVTGAEALIERHQEHRTEVDARAGTFSAFEQFGNELLQANHYAAPEIQEKIENLAKAREELERAWTARRLQLDQNLDLQLYLRDCEQAENWMSAREAFLNAEEVDSKGDNVEALIKKHEDFDKAINGHEEKIGALQVLADQLIQQEHYAGKLIDDKRQEVLDRWRHLKEDLIEKRSRLGDEQTLQQFSRDADEIENWIAEKLQLATEESYKDPANIQSKHQKHQAFEAELAANADRIQSVLAMGSNLIDRNQCSGSEEAVQKRLTQIADQWEYLTQKTTEKSLKLKEANKQRTYIAAVKDLDFWLGEVESLLTSEDAGKDLASVQNLMKKHQLVEADIHAHEDRIKDMNSQADSLVESGQFDSAGIQEKRQSINERYERIRNLAAHRQARLNEANTLHQFFRDIADEESWIKEKKLLVGSDDYGRDLTGVQNLKKKHKRLEAELASHEPAIQAVQEAGEKLMDVSNLGVPEIEQRLKALNQAWTELKGLAATRGQKLDESLIYQQFLAKVEEEEAWITEKQQLLSVEDYGDSMAAVQGLMKKHDAFETDFAAHRERCADIRDHGQTLVTNNNHHGESISQRCVQLDKKLENLQALANRRKTALLDNFAYLQFMWKADVVESWIADKENHVKSEEFGRDLSTVQTLLTKQETFDAGLSAFEHEGIHNITALKDQLINANHAQSAAILKRHEDVLTRWQKLRADSEARKYRLLNMQDQFRQIEDLYLTFAKKASAFNSWFENAEEDLTDPVRCNSIEEIKALREAHAAFQASLSSAQVDFQALAALDQKIKSFNVGPNPYTWFTMEALEDTWRNLQKIIEERDAELAKEVHRQEENDKLRKEFAKHANLFHQWLTETRYNILGWDLNGTSLMDGSGSLEEQFEALCHKANEIRARRGDLKKIEELGATLEEHLILDNRYTEHSTVGLAQQWDQLDQLAMRMQHNLKQQIQARNQSGVSEDSLKEFSMMFKHFDKDKSGKLNHQEFKSCLRALGYDLPMVEEGQPDPEFEEILNVVDPNRDGQVSLQEYIAFMISKETENVQSFEEIENAFRAITASDPRPRPYVTKEELYSNLTKDMADYCVQRMKPYNDPKTGHPITGALDYVEFTRTLFQN